In a genomic window of Polycladomyces abyssicola:
- a CDS encoding glycosyltransferase family 2 protein — protein sequence MLLYVVIPAWNEEESVGTVIRKVPRHFRPDVEVKVLLVDDGSTDGTVEAAKGAGADEVLSFPQNRGLGAAVREGLKEAWRRGADVAVMIDADDEYPADEIPQVVAPILNGDADYVMGSRFKGTIRGMRMHRRLGNYVFTLLQSLLLGRWIYDGQSGFRAFSRDVLRDMEIIHDYNYAQVMTLNIVRQGYRMMEVPITYKVRETGESFIKGWTYLRRVIPAIWREMRRPVKQRKEGELGRDRV from the coding sequence GTGCTCTTGTATGTAGTGATCCCGGCGTGGAATGAGGAAGAATCAGTGGGAACCGTGATACGGAAAGTACCCCGCCATTTTCGCCCGGATGTGGAGGTAAAGGTGCTGCTTGTTGACGACGGTTCGACGGACGGAACGGTGGAAGCTGCCAAGGGAGCGGGAGCGGACGAAGTTCTCTCGTTTCCGCAAAATCGGGGATTGGGTGCTGCTGTCCGCGAAGGATTGAAGGAAGCGTGGCGTCGGGGTGCCGACGTGGCGGTAATGATCGACGCCGACGACGAATATCCCGCCGACGAGATCCCGCAAGTGGTGGCACCGATTCTGAACGGGGATGCCGATTATGTGATGGGTTCACGGTTCAAGGGAACGATCCGCGGGATGCGTATGCACCGGCGCTTGGGGAATTATGTATTTACCCTGTTGCAGTCGCTGTTGCTTGGTCGATGGATTTACGACGGACAGTCCGGGTTCCGGGCGTTCAGCCGGGATGTGTTGAGAGATATGGAGATCATCCATGACTACAACTATGCTCAAGTGATGACCCTTAACATTGTGCGGCAAGGTTACCGGATGATGGAAGTTCCGATCACTTACAAGGTACGGGAAACGGGGGAATCCTTCATCAAGGGTTGGACATATCTGAGACGGGTGATTCCGGCGATTTGGCGGGAGATGCGCCGCCCCGTCAAGCAAAGGAAAGAAGGGGAACTGGGACGGGATCGGGTGTGA
- the metG gene encoding methionine--tRNA ligase, with amino-acid sequence MSEKRSFYITTPIYYPNDKLHIGHAYTTVAGDAMARYKRLRGYDVMYLTGTDEHGQKIQRRAKEAGKSPQEFVDEIVAGIKELWEKLDISYDDFIRTTQERHKKVVQKIFQRLLDQGDIYLGEYEGWYCTPCESFWTERQLKDGKCPDCGRPVDKVREKSYFFRMSKYVDRLLQYYEENPEFIQPESRKNEMIQNFIKPGLEDLCVSRTTFDWGIPVPGDPKHVMYVWLDALTNYITAIGYLSDDPEKQKQFEKHWPADVHIVGKDIVRFHTIYWPIILMALDLPLPKKVVAHGFFTVKNEKMSKSKGNVVDPIPLIERYSLDALRYYLLREVPFGSDGVFTPEGFVERINADLANDLGNLLHRTLTMVEKYFDGIVPVYVENATEHDAALVRLAEETVNRVEKAMESMQFSIALTAIWDLVRAGNKYIENTQPWELAKDPAKKDTLGSVLYHLLEVLRIVSVLVQPFMTQVPRKMWEHLGISAGDQTEWESAHRFGTLPQGLRVKKGKPLFPRLDVKQEVEAINAMIGGTKMSGEAETKKKEKDEASVKENNLISIDDFAKVDLRVAEIVAAERIEGADRLLKLRLDLGNEQRQVVAGIAQYYQPEELTGQKVIMVANLKPAKLRGVLSEGMVLAAKDGDRLVLSTVSGDIPNGTRVK; translated from the coding sequence ATGAGCGAGAAGCGTTCCTTCTACATTACGACACCGATTTATTATCCCAACGACAAGCTGCACATCGGGCATGCGTACACCACTGTGGCGGGGGACGCGATGGCCCGTTACAAGCGGCTTCGCGGCTATGATGTCATGTACCTGACCGGAACGGACGAGCATGGTCAGAAAATCCAGCGCCGTGCCAAGGAAGCCGGGAAATCGCCGCAGGAATTCGTCGATGAGATCGTGGCCGGGATCAAGGAGCTGTGGGAGAAACTGGACATCTCTTATGATGATTTTATCCGGACCACGCAGGAACGCCACAAGAAGGTCGTGCAGAAGATCTTCCAGCGTCTGCTGGATCAAGGGGACATTTACCTGGGTGAGTACGAGGGTTGGTACTGCACCCCTTGTGAATCGTTCTGGACCGAGCGCCAGCTCAAAGACGGCAAATGTCCGGACTGTGGTCGACCGGTAGACAAGGTGCGGGAGAAAAGCTACTTCTTCCGGATGAGCAAATATGTGGACCGTCTGCTTCAATACTACGAGGAAAATCCGGAGTTTATCCAGCCGGAATCCCGCAAGAATGAGATGATCCAGAACTTCATCAAACCGGGACTGGAAGATCTGTGCGTCTCCCGGACGACATTTGATTGGGGGATTCCGGTACCGGGTGATCCGAAGCACGTCATGTACGTTTGGCTGGACGCGCTGACCAACTATATCACAGCCATCGGGTATCTGTCCGACGATCCGGAGAAACAAAAGCAGTTTGAAAAGCATTGGCCCGCCGACGTACACATTGTGGGCAAGGACATCGTCCGTTTCCACACGATTTATTGGCCGATCATTCTGATGGCGCTCGATCTCCCGTTGCCCAAAAAGGTGGTCGCCCACGGTTTCTTCACCGTCAAAAACGAGAAAATGTCCAAATCCAAGGGCAATGTGGTGGACCCGATTCCGCTGATCGAACGGTACAGTCTGGATGCGCTCCGCTATTACCTGTTGCGTGAGGTCCCATTCGGGTCGGATGGCGTGTTTACGCCGGAAGGGTTCGTGGAGCGGATCAACGCTGATTTGGCCAACGATCTGGGCAACTTGCTCCACCGGACGCTGACCATGGTAGAGAAATACTTTGACGGTATCGTACCAGTATATGTGGAAAATGCCACCGAACATGACGCGGCTCTGGTTCGGTTGGCCGAAGAAACCGTCAACCGAGTGGAGAAGGCGATGGAAAGCATGCAGTTTTCCATCGCACTGACGGCCATTTGGGATCTGGTGCGCGCGGGCAACAAGTACATCGAGAACACTCAACCCTGGGAATTGGCCAAAGATCCTGCCAAAAAGGACACGTTGGGCTCGGTGCTGTATCATCTGCTGGAGGTATTACGCATTGTCAGCGTACTGGTGCAACCGTTCATGACGCAAGTTCCGCGAAAAATGTGGGAGCACTTGGGCATTTCCGCGGGGGATCAGACGGAGTGGGAAAGCGCCCACCGGTTCGGAACCCTGCCGCAAGGCCTCAGGGTGAAAAAAGGAAAGCCGTTGTTCCCGCGCTTGGATGTGAAACAGGAAGTGGAGGCAATCAATGCGATGATCGGGGGTACAAAAATGAGCGGCGAAGCCGAAACCAAGAAAAAAGAGAAAGACGAAGCGTCGGTTAAAGAGAACAATCTCATCAGTATCGACGATTTCGCCAAAGTGGATCTGCGTGTGGCGGAAATCGTGGCAGCCGAGCGGATTGAAGGAGCGGACCGCCTGCTGAAATTGCGGTTGGATTTGGGAAATGAACAACGTCAGGTGGTCGCCGGGATCGCACAATACTATCAGCCGGAGGAACTCACCGGGCAAAAAGTAATCATGGTAGCCAACCTGAAACCGGCCAAATTGCGGGGTGTCCTCTCCGAAGGCATGGTACTCGCTGCCAAGGACGGGGACCGGTTGGTTCTGTCCACGGTATCGGGTGACATCCCCAACGGTACACGGGTGAAGTAA
- the lepB gene encoding signal peptidase I, which produces MSREARNAGDWWKAAVTALLLAIVIRLFFFQPYEVQGMSMYPTFHGRELLIVNKWIYSITKPSYGDIVIFHTEEKRDFIKRVIGLPGDVIAIRNGHVYRNGRQLKEPYIVEPTDSDLEPTTVPPGHLFVMGDNRNQSKDSRELGAIDMNDVVGRAEVIVFPFRRFALLSVH; this is translated from the coding sequence ATGAGTAGAGAAGCGCGCAACGCCGGTGACTGGTGGAAGGCCGCCGTGACTGCTTTGTTGCTGGCGATCGTGATCCGGTTGTTTTTCTTTCAGCCTTACGAGGTACAAGGAATGTCCATGTATCCCACATTTCATGGCCGGGAACTGTTGATCGTCAACAAGTGGATTTACAGTATCACCAAGCCGTCATACGGAGATATCGTGATTTTTCATACAGAAGAAAAAAGGGATTTCATCAAACGAGTCATCGGCTTGCCGGGAGACGTCATCGCGATCCGCAACGGACATGTATACCGGAATGGACGACAACTCAAGGAACCCTATATCGTCGAACCGACCGATTCGGATCTGGAGCCGACGACTGTGCCCCCCGGTCACCTCTTTGTAATGGGGGACAACCGCAATCAAAGCAAGGACAGCCGGGAGCTCGGAGCGATCGACATGAATGACGTCGTTGGTCGTGCGGAGGTCATTGTCTTTCCCTTCCGACGCTTCGCTTTGCTGTCCGTTCATTGA
- a CDS encoding TatD family hydrolase, which produces MLFDSHAHLNDAQFDNDREEVIRRAREEYGVSRVVNIGYNRETIRTALALAERYDFIYAAIGWHPHDAKEMTDDDLTWIESLTEHPKVVALGEMGLDYYWDNSPRDIQQEVFRRQIRLARKVGLPIIIHDRDAHEDVLHILREEKAEEVGGVMHCFSGDWAFAQHCLDLNFYIGLGGPVTFKNAKLPKEIAQKVPIDRLLIETDCPYLAPHPHRGKRNETGYVRLVAQTIAELRGMTLEALAEQTTANACRLFGIEA; this is translated from the coding sequence ATGTTGTTTGACAGCCATGCCCACTTGAATGACGCTCAATTTGATAATGACAGGGAAGAAGTGATTCGTCGCGCACGGGAAGAATACGGTGTCTCCCGCGTGGTGAATATCGGCTACAACCGTGAGACGATTCGCACCGCGTTGGCGTTGGCCGAGCGGTATGATTTCATCTATGCCGCCATCGGATGGCACCCCCATGATGCAAAGGAGATGACCGACGACGATCTGACCTGGATCGAATCACTGACAGAGCATCCCAAAGTGGTGGCGCTCGGCGAGATGGGCTTGGACTATTACTGGGATAATTCGCCCCGCGATATTCAGCAGGAGGTATTTCGCCGACAAATCCGGCTGGCGCGGAAGGTTGGATTGCCGATCATTATTCATGATCGGGATGCTCATGAAGACGTCCTTCATATTTTGCGCGAAGAAAAAGCGGAGGAAGTCGGCGGCGTCATGCATTGTTTCAGTGGTGATTGGGCATTTGCGCAGCACTGTCTGGACCTGAATTTTTACATCGGTCTGGGCGGACCGGTCACGTTTAAGAATGCCAAGCTGCCCAAGGAAATAGCCCAAAAAGTGCCCATCGACCGTTTGTTGATCGAAACGGACTGCCCGTATTTGGCTCCCCATCCCCATAGGGGAAAACGGAACGAAACGGGCTATGTGCGGTTGGTGGCGCAGACCATCGCGGAGCTGAGGGGCATGACGCTGGAGGCATTGGCGGAACAAACGACTGCCAATGCATGCCGGTTGTTCGGTATTGAAGCATAA
- the rnmV gene encoding ribonuclease M5: MFTGKLKEIIVVEGKNDTAAVRRAVSADTLETGGDAVDETVLAAIKQAQARRGVIIMTDPDGAGERIRRIISQRVEGCKHAFLTREEATGKDGIGVEHASPEAIRRALSEVRSGTESEGNDEVTWGEYLDAGLAGGVRARRLRESMGRHLGIGYANARQFFRRIQMFRITRSEFREALIQAEKEEQGGTTTHHHPNP; encoded by the coding sequence GTGTTTACAGGCAAGTTGAAAGAGATCATCGTAGTGGAAGGCAAAAACGACACCGCGGCCGTGCGACGCGCCGTTTCGGCGGACACGCTGGAAACGGGCGGCGATGCAGTGGATGAAACAGTGTTGGCGGCGATTAAACAGGCCCAAGCAAGGCGCGGTGTGATCATCATGACCGACCCGGATGGTGCGGGCGAACGCATCCGCCGAATCATCTCGCAAAGGGTGGAGGGTTGCAAGCACGCATTCCTGACACGGGAGGAAGCCACCGGCAAAGACGGCATCGGAGTGGAGCACGCCTCCCCGGAAGCGATCCGGCGAGCACTGTCCGAGGTTCGAAGCGGAACGGAATCTGAAGGTAACGATGAGGTGACGTGGGGAGAATACCTGGACGCGGGATTGGCAGGAGGGGTCCGCGCGCGTCGCCTCAGGGAATCGATGGGTCGACATTTGGGGATTGGCTATGCCAATGCCCGGCAATTTTTCCGCCGCATCCAAATGTTTCGCATCACCCGATCGGAGTTTCGGGAAGCGTTGATCCAAGCGGAGAAGGAGGAACAAGGTGGAACGACAACCCATCACCACCCAAACCCGTAA
- the rsmA gene encoding 16S rRNA (adenine(1518)-N(6)/adenine(1519)-N(6))-dimethyltransferase RsmA — protein sequence MERQPITTQTRKLLSRHQIALKKSLGQNFLTDAHVIGKIIRSAELDRETGVIEIGPGIGALTEQLAEYAGGVVAVELDDRLVPILREQFQGQSRVSIIHGDAMKVDFRRLIGEHLNGLTKYAVVANLPYYITSPILMRLLEERLPLTHIVVMIQKEVAERLRAKPGTKDYGSLTVAVQYFAEVSWVATVPRHVFVPRPNVDSAVVRLSVRPKPAVHVRDERLFFRVVRAAFNQRRKTLSNALSTLLLNGKNKETLNRWLEEVGIDPRRRGETLSLEEFARLADGLADHLGTKPNGSGC from the coding sequence GTGGAACGACAACCCATCACCACCCAAACCCGTAAATTATTGTCACGGCATCAAATCGCATTAAAAAAGAGCTTGGGGCAAAACTTTTTAACAGATGCCCATGTTATTGGGAAAATCATTCGTTCGGCGGAACTGGACAGAGAAACCGGCGTCATCGAAATCGGGCCGGGGATCGGTGCGTTGACCGAGCAGCTGGCCGAATACGCCGGCGGAGTGGTGGCTGTGGAACTGGATGACCGATTGGTACCGATTCTTCGTGAACAATTTCAAGGGCAAAGCCGGGTGTCCATCATTCACGGTGACGCCATGAAGGTGGATTTTCGCCGGTTAATCGGGGAGCATTTAAACGGGTTAACCAAATACGCCGTGGTGGCCAATTTGCCATATTATATTACATCCCCGATTCTGATGCGTTTATTGGAAGAGCGTTTGCCGCTCACCCACATTGTGGTCATGATCCAGAAAGAAGTGGCCGAGCGGTTACGTGCCAAACCGGGAACCAAGGATTACGGTTCTCTGACGGTCGCGGTTCAATACTTCGCGGAAGTCTCCTGGGTGGCAACCGTGCCGAGGCATGTGTTTGTGCCGCGTCCCAATGTCGATTCCGCCGTTGTTCGTCTTTCCGTTCGACCGAAACCCGCCGTGCACGTACGTGACGAAAGGCTGTTTTTCCGTGTGGTACGGGCGGCGTTCAATCAACGGAGAAAGACACTGTCCAATGCCCTTTCGACGTTGTTGTTGAATGGGAAAAACAAGGAAACACTCAATCGATGGTTGGAGGAAGTGGGGATTGACCCGCGTCGCAGGGGGGAAACCTTGAGTTTGGAGGAATTCGCTCGTTTGGCGGATGGTCTGGCTGATCATTTGGGAACCAAGCCGAATGGATCAGGTTGTTGA
- a CDS encoding ribonuclease H-like YkuK family protein, with protein sequence MNFYHPRKGRFTIEEVIADMRQYMEADRSARYKVVIGTDSQTNQQETLFVTAIIVQRVGKGALFYYARKRSHPIFDLRYRIYKETEYSLDCMEQLKQHGLLEVSTDIPVEIHLDVGKHGETRTLIQEVVGWVTSVGYTAKIKPDAFAASAVADRFTK encoded by the coding sequence TTGAATTTCTACCATCCTCGAAAAGGGCGGTTTACCATCGAAGAAGTTATTGCCGATATGCGCCAATACATGGAAGCGGATCGCTCTGCCCGATACAAAGTTGTCATCGGAACCGATTCACAGACCAACCAACAGGAAACCTTGTTTGTCACGGCCATCATCGTCCAACGTGTCGGCAAGGGAGCCTTGTTTTACTATGCACGCAAGCGCTCCCACCCGATATTTGATTTGCGGTATCGGATCTACAAGGAGACGGAGTACAGTTTGGACTGCATGGAGCAGCTGAAACAACACGGTTTGTTGGAAGTGTCGACTGACATCCCGGTGGAGATCCACTTGGATGTGGGGAAACATGGGGAGACGCGGACGCTGATTCAGGAGGTCGTGGGCTGGGTGACGTCCGTCGGTTACACAGCGAAGATCAAACCGGATGCGTTTGCGGCCAGTGCGGTGGCGGACCGATTTACCAAATAA
- the veg gene encoding biofilm formation stimulator Veg, with protein MGKNALTEIKQTLDGYIGHRIRLKANSGRRKTIERTGVLEETYPSVFIVKLDEDQHAFKRVSYSYADILTESVELTVYEDDQQVRVKYVKN; from the coding sequence GTGGGCAAAAACGCGCTGACTGAAATCAAACAAACGCTGGATGGTTACATCGGACACCGGATTCGCCTCAAAGCGAACAGTGGCCGCCGCAAAACCATCGAGCGTACCGGCGTGTTGGAGGAAACGTATCCCTCCGTTTTTATTGTGAAGTTGGACGAAGACCAACACGCTTTCAAACGCGTTTCGTACAGTTACGCGGACATCTTGACAGAGTCGGTGGAGCTGACCGTCTATGAAGACGATCAGCAAGTACGTGTCAAATACGTTAAAAACTAA
- a CDS encoding small, acid-soluble spore protein, alpha/beta type, with translation MARRGNVMSEALKVEIAKELGFYDVVQKEGWGGIKARDAGNMVKRAIEIAEASLTKK, from the coding sequence ATGGCACGCAGAGGTAACGTCATGTCGGAGGCCTTGAAGGTCGAAATCGCGAAGGAACTGGGCTTTTATGACGTGGTCCAGAAGGAAGGTTGGGGCGGGATCAAAGCTCGTGACGCAGGTAACATGGTGAAACGGGCGATTGAGATCGCGGAAGCGAGCTTGACCAAAAAATAG
- the ispE gene encoding 4-(cytidine 5'-diphospho)-2-C-methyl-D-erythritol kinase, giving the protein MEVSEKAPAKINLTLDALHKREDGYHELEMVMTTIDLSDRIELADIDGDDIVLENTSGLIPQDERNLAYRAADLLRQRMGITRGVKITIHKRIPVAAGLAGGSSDAAATLRGLNRLWQLGLSLEELAELGAEIGSDVPFCVWSGTALAKGRGEILTPVAPPPPCWVVLAKPQHGVSTAEVFQALRVDRIERRPNTEAMIQALEQGDYRGICRHLGNVLEEVTMQMYPEVKRLKEKMQQFGADGVLMSGSGPTVFGLVDRESRARRIVNGLRGFCRQVYAVRMLGSNQPLLLDKSRTI; this is encoded by the coding sequence ATGGAAGTGTCGGAAAAGGCACCGGCGAAAATCAATTTGACTTTGGACGCCTTACATAAGCGTGAAGATGGATATCATGAATTGGAAATGGTCATGACCACGATCGATCTGTCCGATCGGATTGAGTTGGCGGACATCGATGGTGATGACATCGTGCTGGAGAATACCTCCGGCCTCATTCCGCAGGACGAACGCAATTTGGCTTATCGGGCGGCCGATTTGCTCCGTCAACGAATGGGCATCACCCGCGGCGTCAAAATCACGATTCACAAACGGATTCCTGTAGCCGCAGGACTAGCAGGCGGCAGTAGCGATGCGGCCGCCACATTACGCGGTCTCAACCGGTTGTGGCAGTTGGGATTATCGCTGGAGGAACTGGCCGAGCTGGGAGCGGAGATCGGATCGGATGTCCCGTTTTGTGTTTGGTCCGGAACGGCGTTGGCCAAAGGCCGGGGGGAAATCCTGACGCCTGTGGCACCGCCGCCACCTTGCTGGGTCGTGTTGGCCAAGCCCCAGCATGGCGTTTCTACGGCCGAAGTGTTTCAAGCTCTGCGTGTGGATCGAATTGAGCGTAGGCCGAATACAGAGGCGATGATTCAGGCACTGGAGCAGGGAGATTATCGCGGCATCTGCCGGCATTTGGGCAATGTGTTGGAAGAAGTGACGATGCAGATGTATCCTGAAGTAAAGCGACTCAAAGAGAAGATGCAGCAATTCGGTGCCGACGGTGTGTTGATGTCGGGAAGCGGTCCCACCGTGTTCGGACTGGTTGACCGCGAATCACGGGCGCGTCGCATTGTCAACGGTTTGCGGGGATTTTGCCGTCAAGTATATGCTGTCCGTATGTTGGGATCAAACCAACCTCTATTACTTGATAAAAGCCGAACAATATGA
- the purR gene encoding pur operon repressor yields MNKWKRSARIVDMTRQLIQHPHRLIPLSTFAERYDTAKSSISEDLTIIHEVMSTTGQGGLETLAGAAGGVRYIPGMDRKTAEEVMRSLCRELSNPDRILPGGFLYMSDLLGQPALLREIGQIWASVFAKEQVNAVVTVETKGIPLALAAAAHLGVPVAIVRQGNRVTEGSVVTVNTVSGSSRRIRTLSLSRRSLKEGSRVLIIDDFMKAGGTIRGMIDLLSEFQAEVVGAGVLVESAAQERLVENVVSLAKIKSIDEKQRTVDVQLGNLFEKGWEVG; encoded by the coding sequence ATGAACAAATGGAAGCGGAGCGCACGCATCGTCGACATGACGCGTCAGCTCATCCAGCATCCGCATCGTCTCATCCCGCTCAGTACGTTTGCTGAGCGGTACGATACAGCGAAATCGTCCATCAGCGAGGATCTGACCATCATCCATGAGGTGATGAGCACCACAGGTCAAGGCGGTTTGGAGACATTGGCCGGTGCGGCCGGCGGTGTCCGTTATATCCCGGGTATGGACAGGAAAACAGCAGAGGAAGTGATGCGGTCACTCTGCCGCGAGTTGTCCAATCCTGACCGCATCTTACCCGGTGGCTTTTTGTACATGTCCGATCTGTTGGGACAACCGGCACTACTGCGCGAAATCGGTCAGATTTGGGCATCCGTGTTTGCCAAGGAACAGGTGAATGCCGTTGTCACGGTGGAAACGAAGGGGATTCCCCTGGCGTTGGCGGCCGCCGCGCATCTGGGTGTACCGGTGGCGATCGTGCGTCAGGGCAACCGGGTGACGGAAGGCTCGGTGGTAACTGTCAATACGGTGTCCGGCTCCAGCAGGCGAATTCGTACTCTTTCTTTGTCGCGCCGCTCGTTGAAGGAAGGATCACGCGTGTTGATCATCGATGATTTCATGAAAGCGGGTGGCACCATTCGCGGAATGATCGATTTGCTTTCCGAGTTTCAGGCGGAAGTGGTCGGTGCCGGTGTACTGGTGGAATCGGCTGCCCAAGAACGTCTGGTGGAGAATGTGGTGTCGCTGGCCAAAATCAAGTCGATTGACGAAAAACAACGGACGGTGGATGTCCAGTTGGGCAACCTGTTTGAGAAAGGATGGGAGGTCGGATGA
- a CDS encoding RidA family protein → MKRIQTSAAPQAIGPYSQAIQAGNMVYTSGQIPLTPEGKLVEGGIVEQTHQVMKNLQAVLQAAGTDLNKVVKTTIFLADMEDFQQVNEVYAQYFKEPHPARSCVQAARLPKDVRVEIEAVAIVD, encoded by the coding sequence ATGAAGCGAATCCAAACTTCTGCGGCTCCGCAAGCGATTGGGCCGTATTCGCAAGCGATTCAAGCTGGGAACATGGTGTACACGTCGGGTCAGATTCCGCTGACACCGGAAGGAAAACTGGTCGAAGGTGGCATTGTTGAGCAAACGCATCAGGTGATGAAGAACTTGCAGGCCGTACTGCAAGCCGCCGGAACCGATCTGAACAAAGTGGTAAAGACGACGATCTTTTTGGCTGATATGGAAGATTTTCAACAAGTGAATGAAGTCTATGCGCAGTATTTCAAGGAGCCACACCCGGCCCGTTCATGCGTACAAGCAGCGCGTCTTCCCAAAGATGTACGAGTGGAAATTGAAGCCGTAGCAATTGTCGATTGA
- the spoVG gene encoding septation regulator SpoVG, which yields MEITNVRLRRVNREGRMRAIASITIDGEFVVHDIRVIDGNNGMFVAMPSKRTPDGEFRDIAHPISPSTREKIEAAVLAEYERAGELEMKADVYPLDA from the coding sequence TTGGAAATTACAAACGTTCGTCTGCGCCGTGTCAACCGTGAAGGACGCATGCGCGCGATCGCTTCCATTACGATTGACGGTGAATTTGTCGTCCATGACATCCGCGTTATTGACGGAAACAACGGCATGTTTGTGGCGATGCCCAGCAAGCGTACGCCGGACGGCGAGTTCCGCGACATTGCCCACCCCATTTCACCTTCGACACGGGAAAAAATCGAAGCCGCCGTACTCGCGGAATATGAACGCGCCGGCGAGTTGGAAATGAAAGCGGACGTTTATCCTTTGGACGCTTGA